TGCCGCGCCAAGGCGCGCAGGGAATAGCAGTTAATTTGAGTACACAACATAGCCATGAAAACAGTCAAAAGGGTATCGAGAGATTCTCTTTATAGAATCTCTTTTTTGCGTAAAAAAACCTTTAAATACAGCTACTTAATCATATTTTTTTCAAAAAATGACATCTCTTTCCCTGTGCTGTGCATGTGCAAGAAATGATAGGTAAAAAAAGAGTCGTCGCACCTTCATCTCTTTAAGCGCAGCAAACAAGGAGGCCGCATAAAAAAGCAAAAGATCCCTACATCCGGGTATAAACAAAAAAAACACGCAAGGCTTGGCCCCTTATAAAAGCCACACCTGCATGCATCCAGGCAAGGTGTACGGCAAAGGTTTCCTCATGCTTTTGTCGAATCTTTGCATGCCTGCATGTCATGTGGGTGCGTGCCATCCTTGTCGACGCCTAAACGTGCACGCGGAAGGCCGGTTTTTGAAAGCCCCCCGCGTTCACTGGGTTCGCTAAGGCTTTTTAAGCACTCAAGGCTTGGTCTTTGCGTGGAAATTTGTGATTGTCATGATGTTTGTGATGATCATGAAGACGTCTTTTATAGCGTTGAATATTACGCCCCATTTGCGTGAAGGCATCATGAGCAGATTGATAAGCTTCACTATGTTCGCTGTGGGCTTTTAATATATGCGTTTTGTTGATGGGAAAAATGATGTGCATATGAAATTTGTGATGCGGCGCCTTTTCAAAAATGACGTGTGCGTCGATATCTTTAAGGTGATATTTTTCTTTCAGTTTAATCAGCTCAGTTTCGATATACTGATGAAAGGTGGGCCCAAGGTCGATATTTTTTCCAGTAATAGCATGTGTCATCATCACGTCTCCCTTATCATGGGCACGCTCATAAGGCGAGGCGCCCGTATCGCTGGTGATGGTTACGGTTGGTCACCCATCGTTCCACACAATGGCGAAGGAACATGGTGAACAGACGCACCATACACGCTCATCTCTATTCTACCACTTTTTTGCGTGAGGTGCACATATAAAAAACAATGGTTTGGCTTTTGGGGAAAAAAGGTGGAGCGCAAGAGCGTGAGGGGGAGGGCATGCTGAAAATGCTGAGAGAAAGATTGTTTTTTAAAGGCACCAAATTTAGAATGGTCAGCAATCATCGCATCATCATGGGAGTGTCCTTTGCGTTTTTTTCTTGACTCGTCTGTTCCTGCCGATATTCGCCGCGCGCATGAAACAGGCTTTTTGGCAGGTGTGACCACCAATCCTCACCTGTTGGCTCAATCGTCAGACCTTTCTTTTGCCGATCTTACGGCCATGGCTAAGGTGGTGGAAGGGCCCTTTAACCTGCAAGTGTTGTCAGAAAAGGCAGACGAGATGGTGGCGCAGGGGAAATATTTTGCTTCTCTGGCCGATAATATCGTGGTGAAGGTACCCTTGACCACGGAAGGTCTGAAAGCCTGCCGACTTTTGTCTGAGCAAGATATTCCTGTGAATGTAACCCTGTGTTTTTCTGTGGCGCAGGCCTTGCTGGCGGCGCAAGCAGGGGCGGCCTATATATCGCCGTTTATTGGTCGTCTTGAGGCCTCAGGCGGCGATGGGCTGCAGCTTATTGAAGATATACGCATTGCCTATGATATGGGCGGTATGAACACAGAGATTCTAGCGGCGTCTATTCGTCAGCGTGAGCATGCCGAAGGGGCGGCATTACGGGGAGCAGATATTGCCACGTGCCCGGCGGCCATCTTTTTTGCCTTGCACGCGCACCCCATGACGGATCAGGGCCTGGAAACCATTGTGCCCCATTATCCAGAGCTGCGGGCCACGTGTTTGCCTTAAGGCCAGCATGAGTAAGGCACCGCGCACACCTCTTTCTTCTGCCTGTTTGCGGCATTTGTGCGATGCCTTTGTGGGGGATAAGATTGAGGCTTTTGAGGCATGGATCACCATTGAGCGCGGTCTTTCTCCCAAAACCTGGGTGACGTATGTGTCGGATCTCAAGCAATTTTTTCTCTTTTTACAGAATTATCATGGAGAGACGGTCAGTGGCGCCATGCTGGCGTCCCTGGCGGTGACTGATTTTCGTGCTTTTTTAGCGGCCCGGCATCAAGAGGGGGTGGGGTCGCGTGTGCGGGCCCGTAGTTTATCGGCGCTGAAAACCTTTTTTCGCTTTCTCAAAGATAGCCAGCAAGACCTGACTGTCAGCTCTTCGGCCTTAACACCTTCCTCTGGCCATCCTCCGTTGAAGGCTGTGATGAGGCACACCACGAGGGATACTGTGAAGAATGCCATGAAGCACGATGTGCCCAACCCCGCTGATCCTTCTTCGCGTGAACAAGCTGCGCGACCTGAGGGTGAAGATGCGCCTGAAGGCCCGGCGGCTGGGCTTGATTTTTCGGTGGCGGCTCACAACCTCTCACGACTGGGATCCATGAAGACGCCACGCTCTCTGCCCCGTCCATTGGCCACCCAAGAAGCGCTTTCGTTGGCAGATCTTCCGGAGGATACGTGGCAACAAGCTCGGGATAAAGCCCTTTTTTTGCTGCTCTATGGCGCAGGCATGCGGATTGCTGAAGCCTTGTCCTTAACCCACGGTGATGTGCCCCCCGCGTGGCAAAAAGGGTTGTGCCTTCGTTTTGTGGGGAAAAGGAACAAAGAGCGACAGGTGCCCTTGCTGCAGCCCGTGCATGAGGCGCTGTCTCGTTATCGTCAGAAAATCCCGCACATAGTGACGGCCACGACGCCTTTTTTTGTGGGCCTGCGGGGAAAAGGGCTGCACCCCACGCGTGTGGCGCAGATTATGGCGGTATTGCGTGGGCACTTGGGGTTTACAGGTCGCGTCACGCCGCATACCTTGCGGCACAGTTTTGCCACCCATCTTTTAGGCGAGGGGGTCAGCCTGCGGCATATTCAAGAACTTTTGGGTCATGCCTCGCTCAATTCGACGCAGGTGTATACCGATGTTTCTTTGACGCACATGCGCGCGGTGTATGATAAGGCGCATCCTCACAATAATCCCTCGTCTCGGGGCTGAACAAAACCCCTACGTCAAAACGCACATGTGTGGTGAGCGTGGTTAGAATGCCTTTCTTGTGCGGCGGACGCGGGCTGCGGCAGCAGACAGGCGCGCCACAGGCACCCGAAAGGGCGAGCACGAGATATAATCAAAATCAAGTTGCTCAAAAAAGGCCACCGATTGCGGGTCAGCCCCCTGTTCGCCACAAACACCCAGCTTGATAGCGGGTTTGACGCGTCGGGCTTTTTCGGTCGCAATGCGAATCAATTCGCCCACCCCGGATTGATCCACAGAGGTGAACGGGTCGCGTTCAAGGATGCCTTGATGCCTGTAAGTGGGGAGAAAAGAGTTGACGTCATCACGGGAGAAGCCAAAGGTGGTCTGGGTGAGGTCGTTGGTGCCAAAGCTCATGAAATCAGCGTCTCGCGCAATTTTATCTGCCTTCAGGGCGGCTCGCGGAAGCTCAATCATGGTGCCGATCTTGTAAGAAAAAGATGCGTTCAGGGTGGTCAAGATCTGCTGCGTGTGTTCATGAATGCGGTTTTTCAGCACACGAAACTCGCCAGCCAGGGAAATGAGAGGAATCATCACCTCAAG
The Candidatus Hepatobacter penaei DNA segment above includes these coding regions:
- a CDS encoding tyrosine-type recombinase/integrase; this encodes MSKAPRTPLSSACLRHLCDAFVGDKIEAFEAWITIERGLSPKTWVTYVSDLKQFFLFLQNYHGETVSGAMLASLAVTDFRAFLAARHQEGVGSRVRARSLSALKTFFRFLKDSQQDLTVSSSALTPSSGHPPLKAVMRHTTRDTVKNAMKHDVPNPADPSSREQAARPEGEDAPEGPAAGLDFSVAAHNLSRLGSMKTPRSLPRPLATQEALSLADLPEDTWQQARDKALFLLLYGAGMRIAEALSLTHGDVPPAWQKGLCLRFVGKRNKERQVPLLQPVHEALSRYRQKIPHIVTATTPFFVGLRGKGLHPTRVAQIMAVLRGHLGFTGRVTPHTLRHSFATHLLGEGVSLRHIQELLGHASLNSTQVYTDVSLTHMRAVYDKAHPHNNPSSRG
- the hpf gene encoding ribosome hibernation-promoting factor, HPF/YfiA family; its protein translation is MMTHAITGKNIDLGPTFHQYIETELIKLKEKYHLKDIDAHVIFEKAPHHKFHMHIIFPINKTHILKAHSEHSEAYQSAHDAFTQMGRNIQRYKRRLHDHHKHHDNHKFPRKDQALSA
- a CDS encoding transaldolase family protein; this encodes MRFFLDSSVPADIRRAHETGFLAGVTTNPHLLAQSSDLSFADLTAMAKVVEGPFNLQVLSEKADEMVAQGKYFASLADNIVVKVPLTTEGLKACRLLSEQDIPVNVTLCFSVAQALLAAQAGAAYISPFIGRLEASGGDGLQLIEDIRIAYDMGGMNTEILAASIRQREHAEGAALRGADIATCPAAIFFALHAHPMTDQGLETIVPHYPELRATCLP